The proteins below come from a single Polymorphobacter fuscus genomic window:
- a CDS encoding phosphotransferase family protein yields MSERQQQFSGTGDIRQGQEIDIARLSAWMADNVADFAGPLSVAQFKGGQSNPTYKLMTPRQNYVLRRKPPGILLPSAHAVDREYRVITALHGQGFPAPRTFGLCMDDGVIGTAFYIMDCVEGRVIWDATFPTATVETRGAYFDAMNKTIADLHMIDIEKAGLSDFGKPGNYFARQIGRWSRQYLEDPDAGRVPSMDRLVEWLPANIPPGDETSVVHGDYRCDNMIFHPTEPRVLAVLDWELSTLGHPLADFSYHLMMYRMPPATTTGLIGADLPALGIPTEAEYVAAYCRRTGRDGIADLDFYVAYNMFRLAGIIHGIRGRVIRGTAASAHAKKSAEGVELLADLAWSQAQKCGAR; encoded by the coding sequence ATGAGTGAACGTCAGCAACAATTTTCAGGCACCGGGGACATCCGCCAGGGCCAGGAAATCGACATCGCACGGCTGTCGGCGTGGATGGCCGACAATGTCGCCGACTTTGCCGGGCCCTTGTCGGTCGCGCAGTTCAAGGGCGGCCAGTCGAACCCGACCTACAAGTTGATGACGCCGCGCCAGAATTATGTGCTGCGCCGCAAGCCGCCGGGCATATTGTTGCCCTCCGCCCACGCCGTCGACCGCGAGTATCGCGTCATTACCGCGCTCCACGGCCAGGGGTTCCCGGCGCCGCGCACCTTCGGCCTGTGCATGGACGACGGGGTCATCGGCACGGCCTTCTACATCATGGACTGCGTCGAAGGCCGGGTGATCTGGGACGCGACCTTTCCGACAGCGACGGTCGAAACGCGCGGTGCCTATTTCGACGCGATGAACAAGACCATCGCCGATCTTCACATGATCGATATCGAAAAGGCCGGGCTGTCGGATTTCGGCAAGCCCGGCAATTATTTCGCGCGCCAGATCGGCCGCTGGTCGCGGCAATATCTGGAAGACCCCGACGCCGGGCGCGTGCCGTCGATGGACAGGCTGGTGGAATGGCTGCCGGCCAATATTCCGCCTGGCGACGAAACCAGCGTCGTCCATGGGGACTATCGCTGCGACAACATGATCTTCCATCCGACCGAGCCCCGGGTGCTGGCTGTTCTCGATTGGGAGTTGTCGACGCTGGGCCATCCGCTGGCCGATTTCAGCTATCACCTGATGATGTACCGGATGCCGCCGGCGACGACGACCGGCCTGATCGGTGCCGATCTCCCGGCGCTCGGCATCCCGACGGAGGCGGAATATGTCGCCGCCTATTGCAGGCGCACCGGACGTGACGGCATTGCCGACCTCGATTTCTATGTCGCCTACAACATGTTTCGGCTGGCGGGCATCATCCATGGCATCCGCGGCCGGGTGATCCGCGGCACCGCCGCCAGCGCCCATGCGAAGAAAAGCGCCGAAGGCGTCGAACTGCTTGCAGACCTGGCGTGGTCGCAGGCGCAAAAGTGCGGCGCGCGCTGA
- the purD gene encoding phosphoribosylamine--glycine ligase → MDILVLGGGGREHALCWKLHQSPRAGRIVCAPGNAGIAQVAECIDLAIADPGAVTDYARDHDIGLVVVGPEGPLVAGVVDALRSAGIPVFGPTAAAARLEGSKGFTKDLARAAGIPGAGYRRFASAADAHHYVAVHPLPVVIKADGLASGKGVTIAETNEEGLAALADINGPVVIEQCLEGPEASLFVLTDGKTVSIWPSAQDHKRAFDDDTGPNTGGMGVISPAPALTDALLSQAVAQIIKPTLKALSDAGTPYTGVLYAGLMLTASGPKLIEYNCRFGDPEAQALMLRLDSDLVELLLACAEGRLHDVTARWSPETAVAVVYAAMGYPGTPVSGTVIDNIDGAEALGVQVFHAGTRRNASGTLVAAGGRVLTIAALGADIGEARSLAYAAIRKIRWHGGFYRRDIGKR, encoded by the coding sequence ATCGACATCCTCGTTCTGGGCGGCGGCGGCCGCGAACATGCGCTGTGCTGGAAACTGCACCAGTCGCCGCGCGCCGGGCGGATCGTCTGCGCGCCGGGCAACGCCGGTATCGCCCAGGTGGCGGAGTGCATCGACCTTGCCATCGCCGATCCGGGCGCCGTGACGGATTATGCCCGCGACCACGACATCGGCCTTGTCGTCGTCGGCCCCGAAGGCCCGCTCGTCGCGGGCGTCGTCGATGCACTGCGCAGCGCGGGCATCCCGGTGTTCGGACCGACGGCGGCGGCGGCGCGGCTGGAGGGATCGAAGGGGTTCACCAAGGACCTGGCGCGCGCCGCCGGCATTCCCGGGGCAGGCTATCGCCGCTTCGCCAGCGCTGCCGATGCGCATCATTATGTCGCCGTCCATCCGCTGCCGGTGGTCATCAAGGCCGATGGCCTGGCATCGGGCAAGGGCGTCACCATCGCCGAGACCAACGAGGAAGGTCTGGCGGCGCTCGCCGACATCAATGGCCCGGTGGTGATCGAGCAGTGCCTCGAAGGCCCCGAGGCCAGCCTGTTCGTGCTGACCGACGGCAAGACGGTGTCGATCTGGCCTTCGGCGCAGGACCACAAGCGCGCTTTCGATGATGATACCGGCCCCAATACCGGCGGCATGGGCGTGATTTCCCCGGCGCCGGCGCTGACCGACGCGCTGCTGTCGCAGGCGGTCGCCCAGATCATCAAGCCGACGCTGAAGGCGCTGTCCGATGCCGGCACGCCCTATACCGGGGTGCTCTATGCCGGGCTGATGCTGACGGCATCGGGGCCCAAGCTGATCGAATATAATTGCCGCTTCGGCGATCCCGAGGCGCAGGCATTGATGTTGCGGCTCGACAGCGATCTGGTCGAGCTGCTGCTCGCCTGTGCCGAAGGGCGGCTGCACGATGTGACGGCACGCTGGTCGCCCGAAACCGCGGTCGCCGTCGTCTATGCTGCCATGGGCTATCCCGGCACGCCGGTCAGCGGCACGGTGATCGACAACATCGACGGCGCCGAGGCGCTGGGTGTGCAGGTCTTCCACGCCGGCACCCGGCGCAATGCTTCCGGCACTTTGGTCGCCGCCGGCGGCCGGGTGCTCACCATCGCGGCGCTGGGCGCCGATATCGGCGAGGCACGGTCGCTCGCCTATGCGGCTATCAGAAAGATCCGCTGGCACGGCGGCTTCTATCGGCGCGATATCGGCAAGCGATAG
- the xseA gene encoding exodeoxyribonuclease VII large subunit, translated as MSEPPGNTPEYSVSEIAGALKRTVETAFGQVRVRGELSGFKRHASGHWYGTLKDDRACIDLVMFKGSAATLVFRPEDGLEVIAIGKLTTFPGRSKYQIIVDRMEPAGVGALLAQIEARRLKLAAEGLFDPARKRALPFIPQVIGVVTSPTGAVIRDILHRLADRFPRHVLVWPVAVQGETAAAQVAAAVRGFNAIAGGGRVPRPDLIIVARGGGSIEDLAAFNEEIVVRAVADSVIPVISAVGHETDTTLVDFASDWRAPTPTAAAERAVPVRAELTAAVAMAAARLDRAMARLVDLRRERAAATARRLPAPRTLLALPTQRADELSDRLPRGLRTTAAHWRTRAERAGAALRPAMLGARRDRAAAALHTAGLRLDRAARGLVARDAAQLAARAARLRPLLLTTTTARARARVDQAGRLLASLGPDQVLARGYALVFAADGTLVASADRARTQSRLTIRFADGETLATPGNAGPKPIKAPPPQGSLF; from the coding sequence GTGAGCGAACCCCCCGGCAACACCCCTGAATATTCGGTCAGCGAGATCGCCGGCGCGCTCAAACGCACCGTCGAGACGGCGTTCGGCCAGGTCCGCGTGCGCGGCGAACTATCGGGGTTCAAGCGCCATGCCTCCGGCCATTGGTATGGCACGTTGAAGGACGATCGCGCCTGCATCGACCTCGTCATGTTCAAGGGCAGCGCCGCGACGCTGGTGTTCCGCCCCGAAGACGGGCTGGAAGTCATCGCCATCGGCAAGCTGACGACCTTTCCGGGCCGGTCCAAATACCAGATCATCGTCGATCGCATGGAACCCGCCGGCGTCGGCGCCCTTCTCGCACAGATCGAGGCGCGCCGGTTGAAGCTGGCCGCAGAAGGGCTGTTCGACCCCGCCCGCAAGCGCGCCCTGCCCTTCATTCCGCAGGTCATCGGCGTCGTCACCTCGCCGACCGGCGCCGTCATCCGCGACATCCTCCACCGCCTCGCCGACCGGTTTCCGCGCCATGTCCTCGTCTGGCCGGTGGCGGTGCAGGGCGAGACCGCGGCCGCCCAGGTCGCCGCCGCCGTGCGCGGCTTCAACGCCATTGCCGGCGGCGGCCGCGTGCCCCGCCCCGACCTGATCATCGTCGCCCGCGGCGGCGGCTCGATCGAGGACCTCGCCGCCTTCAACGAGGAAATCGTCGTCCGCGCCGTTGCCGACAGCGTCATCCCCGTCATCAGCGCCGTCGGCCATGAAACCGACACGACCCTGGTTGATTTCGCGTCGGACTGGCGCGCCCCCACCCCCACCGCCGCCGCCGAGCGGGCGGTACCGGTGCGCGCCGAACTGACCGCCGCGGTCGCCATGGCCGCTGCCCGCCTCGATCGCGCCATGGCGCGACTCGTCGACCTGCGCCGCGAGCGCGCCGCCGCCACCGCGCGCCGCCTGCCCGCGCCGCGCACGCTGCTGGCCTTGCCGACACAGCGCGCCGACGAACTGTCGGACCGACTGCCGCGCGGGCTGCGCACCACTGCGGCGCATTGGCGCACCCGTGCGGAACGCGCCGGCGCGGCGCTGCGCCCGGCCATGCTCGGCGCCCGCCGCGACCGGGCGGCGGCGGCGCTGCACACCGCCGGCCTGCGGCTCGATCGCGCCGCCCGCGGACTTGTGGCACGAGATGCGGCGCAACTGGCGGCGCGCGCCGCGCGACTGCGCCCGCTGTTGCTGACCACCACCACGGCGCGGGCCCGGGCCCGTGTCGATCAGGCCGGGCGGCTGCTGGCGTCACTCGGCCCGGACCAGGTGCTGGCGCGCGGCTATGCGCTGGTCTTCGCCGCCGACGGCACGCTCGTCGCCAGCGCTGACCGTGCCCGCACACAAAGCCGCTTGACGATCCGCTTCGCCGATGGCGAAACTCTCGCCACGCCCGGCAATGCGGGGCCCAAGCCGATCAAGGCCCCGCCGCCGCAAGGAAGTCTGTTCTGA
- a CDS encoding DUF2093 domain-containing protein — MLDSLGRPARLRYLSGSYQVLAPGDFVTCAVTGRRIPLPALRYWSHEFQEAYADAVVATNRFAEMQAKGRI; from the coding sequence ATGCTCGATTCGCTCGGTCGCCCCGCTCGCCTGCGCTACCTGTCCGGCAGCTACCAGGTGCTTGCCCCGGGGGACTTCGTCACCTGCGCCGTCACCGGCCGGCGCATTCCGCTGCCGGCGTTGCGCTATTGGAGCCACGAGTTCCAGGAAGCCTATGCCGATGCGGTGGTCGCCACCAACCGCTTCGCCGAGATGCAGGCAAAGGGCCGCATTTGA
- a CDS encoding aspartyl/asparaginyl beta-hydroxylase domain-containing protein: MTDDAAGLNAAGLRALSQGQVASAVALLRRAVVADPASPLLFYNLATALHAAGDAASHETAVDEALTRDPYFAHALLAKARLLETRGDGVGAITHYQRLIAALDPAAPMGPGFAAGVAHARAVLQAANDALEVRLETVLGDRLDAESPQATERFRHAVEIGLGRRRIYHPQPLVLAYPYLPPVQFFDRAHFPWLSQLEAATPVIRAELQALLAAGDAGFAPYVAYPPGAPVNQWATLNHSDAWAAQFLIQHGIPNAAIRARCPRTAALLDTLPLFDLPGRGPVAFFSLLKPHTHIPPHTGATNIRTIVHLPLIVPELCGFRVGNDSRPWVEGQAFAFDDSIEHEARNGSDKLRAVLIIDTWNPYLTPVERDLLRDYVAVLDAQGRSMATFGAG, translated from the coding sequence TTGACCGACGACGCCGCCGGCCTCAACGCCGCCGGGCTGCGCGCGCTGTCCCAGGGGCAGGTCGCCTCTGCCGTCGCGCTGTTGCGCCGCGCCGTCGTCGCCGATCCCGCGTCGCCACTGCTGTTCTACAATCTCGCTACCGCCCTTCACGCCGCCGGCGACGCCGCGTCGCACGAAACCGCGGTCGATGAGGCGCTGACCCGCGACCCCTATTTCGCCCATGCCCTGCTCGCCAAGGCGCGGCTGCTCGAAACGCGCGGGGACGGCGTCGGCGCGATCACCCATTACCAGCGCCTGATCGCGGCGCTCGACCCGGCGGCGCCGATGGGGCCCGGATTCGCGGCTGGTGTCGCCCATGCCCGCGCCGTGCTGCAGGCCGCCAATGACGCGCTCGAAGTGCGGCTCGAAACGGTGCTCGGGGACCGGCTCGACGCCGAATCGCCGCAGGCGACCGAGCGCTTTCGGCACGCCGTGGAAATCGGCTTGGGCCGGCGCCGCATCTACCACCCACAGCCGCTTGTCCTGGCTTATCCCTATCTGCCCCCGGTGCAGTTCTTCGACCGCGCCCATTTCCCCTGGCTGTCGCAGCTGGAAGCGGCGACCCCCGTCATCCGCGCCGAACTCCAGGCGCTGCTGGCGGCGGGCGATGCAGGGTTCGCCCCCTACGTCGCCTATCCGCCCGGGGCGCCGGTCAACCAATGGGCGACGCTCAACCACAGCGATGCCTGGGCGGCACAGTTCCTCATCCAGCACGGGATCCCCAACGCGGCGATCCGCGCACGCTGCCCGCGAACGGCGGCGCTGCTCGATACGCTGCCGCTGTTCGACCTGCCCGGTCGCGGCCCGGTGGCGTTCTTTTCGCTGCTGAAACCCCACACCCATATTCCGCCGCACACCGGCGCGACCAACATCCGGACGATCGTGCACCTGCCGCTGATCGTTCCGGAACTGTGCGGCTTTCGGGTCGGCAACGACAGCCGCCCCTGGGTGGAGGGCCAAGCCTTTGCCTTCGACGACTCGATCGAGCACGAGGCACGCAACGGCTCCGACAAGCTCCGCGCCGTGCTCATCATCGACACCTGGAACCCCTATCTGACGCCGGTGGAGCGGGACCTTTTGCGCGATTACGTCGCTGTCCTCGATGCCCAGGGCCGCAGCATGGCGACGTTCGGCGCCGGCTGA
- a CDS encoding TonB-dependent receptor domain-containing protein, which produces MLAMPAAAYAQSTTGSTTTAAAAADEDAAIVVTGSLIRNPNLVSAAPVIVTTAETIQLRASNVAEEVLRDIPGVVPSIGSAVNNGNGGASYVDLRGIGSIRNIVLLDGNRIAPSGLAGRVDLNNIPLALVERVDSLTGAAVTTYGADAISGVVNFVTKQDFSGIDLQLGTSLTEQGDGQTVRADLTIGGNFDGGRGNAVLSVGYQKADPVYQGAREFSANNVDSFTGAAGGSGTAIPSRFTGVRPIDATTGLPSTNPAVANGNLQLDPTTGTARALFAPFNFNPANIFQTPFERFNMYAQAKYDVSDHLEVYARGLFSKNTVNTVIAASGVFGSPVTINLNNPYLPAGLRNQFCAANVGSTTAYQARFTPAQCAAAATATGPTDPNYRTVETALARRTTELGPRISEYTTTIFDYRAGVRGAITDSIDYDLSGGYGESENRQALQGYVLTSKARNTLLANNTTNCISSDPGCVPVNWFGPAGSISPAQAAYLTAESSTVIKTSLAQARALISGDIGIALPSATDAIGFAIGGEYRKYTASQRADSLAKTPGELGGAGGAAPDINGGYDVKEVYGELIAPLVQDKPFFENLTLEAGARYSDYKVDAPGNPSYDTFTWKAGGTWEMVQGFKVRGNYSRAVRAPNIGELFTPVTTGLTNLSVDPCAGANPVTNTALRTVCLAQGAPATSIGGIQQPTAGQANLTTGGNLNLQPETANTWTVGAVFQPSFAPGLAITADYYNITVKDAVSSPLPGDIVAACFGAPPYTSPNANSAACQAIGRNPASGGLDGDPSTTRGLFAVQSNLGRIQTDGLDVTAFYSRDIGFAKLGLTGNFNYTFSSTFNADVTSPTGFARECVGYYSVNCSFTGSIQPKWQSSLRTTLGFNTFDVSLLWRHIDKVQQEPLDAVEQDPLFGSFGRIPSYNYFDLTGRFTIVENIALILTVTNLGDKKPPLVGSSAGSTSFNSGNTYPSTYDALGRRYAAQINVRF; this is translated from the coding sequence ATGCTGGCCATGCCCGCCGCGGCCTACGCCCAGAGCACCACCGGCAGCACGACGACGGCCGCAGCGGCCGCCGACGAAGACGCCGCGATCGTCGTCACCGGTTCGCTGATCCGCAACCCCAACCTCGTCTCTGCAGCGCCGGTCATCGTGACCACCGCCGAAACCATCCAGCTGCGCGCGTCGAACGTCGCCGAAGAAGTTCTGCGTGACATTCCGGGCGTCGTCCCCAGCATCGGTTCGGCCGTCAACAACGGCAACGGCGGCGCTTCGTACGTCGATCTTCGCGGTATCGGTTCGATCCGCAACATCGTCCTGCTCGATGGCAACCGTATCGCGCCGTCGGGCCTCGCCGGCCGCGTCGACTTGAACAACATCCCGCTGGCACTCGTCGAGCGCGTCGACTCGCTGACCGGTGCGGCCGTGACCACCTATGGCGCCGACGCCATCTCGGGTGTCGTCAACTTCGTAACCAAGCAGGATTTCTCGGGCATCGACCTGCAGCTCGGCACCAGCCTGACCGAACAGGGCGACGGCCAGACCGTCCGCGCCGATCTCACCATCGGTGGCAACTTCGATGGCGGCCGCGGTAACGCCGTGCTGTCGGTCGGCTACCAGAAGGCCGATCCGGTCTATCAGGGCGCACGCGAATTCTCCGCCAACAACGTCGATTCGTTCACCGGCGCTGCCGGCGGTTCGGGCACGGCCATCCCGTCGCGCTTCACCGGCGTCCGCCCGATCGACGCCACGACCGGCCTGCCCAGCACCAACCCCGCGGTTGCCAACGGCAACCTGCAGCTCGATCCGACCACCGGCACGGCACGCGCGCTGTTCGCGCCGTTCAACTTCAACCCGGCCAACATCTTCCAGACGCCGTTCGAGCGTTTCAACATGTACGCCCAGGCCAAGTACGACGTTTCGGACCACCTCGAAGTCTATGCACGCGGCCTGTTCTCGAAGAACACCGTCAACACCGTCATCGCTGCATCGGGTGTCTTCGGTTCGCCGGTCACGATCAACCTGAACAACCCGTATCTGCCCGCCGGCCTGCGCAACCAGTTCTGCGCCGCCAACGTCGGCAGCACCACGGCCTATCAGGCGCGCTTCACGCCGGCGCAGTGCGCCGCCGCCGCGACCGCGACCGGCCCGACGGATCCGAACTACCGCACGGTGGAAACGGCGCTCGCGCGTCGTACGACCGAGCTGGGTCCGCGTATCTCCGAATATACCACGACGATCTTCGATTACCGCGCCGGTGTGCGCGGTGCGATCACCGACTCGATCGACTATGACCTGTCGGGTGGCTACGGCGAATCGGAGAACCGTCAGGCGCTCCAGGGCTATGTGCTGACTTCGAAGGCGCGCAACACGCTGCTCGCCAACAACACCACCAACTGCATCAGCTCCGATCCCGGCTGCGTTCCGGTCAACTGGTTCGGCCCCGCCGGCTCGATCTCGCCGGCACAGGCTGCCTATCTGACCGCGGAAAGCAGCACGGTCATCAAGACGTCGCTGGCCCAGGCCCGCGCCCTGATCTCGGGGGACATCGGCATCGCTCTGCCGTCGGCGACCGACGCGATCGGTTTCGCCATCGGTGGTGAATATCGCAAGTACACCGCCTCGCAGCGCGCCGACTCGCTCGCCAAGACGCCAGGCGAGCTGGGTGGTGCCGGTGGTGCCGCTCCGGACATCAACGGCGGCTATGACGTCAAGGAAGTCTATGGCGAGTTGATCGCACCGCTGGTCCAGGACAAGCCCTTCTTCGAAAACCTGACTCTGGAAGCCGGTGCGCGCTATTCGGACTACAAGGTCGATGCCCCGGGCAACCCCAGCTACGACACCTTCACCTGGAAGGCCGGCGGCACCTGGGAAATGGTGCAGGGCTTCAAGGTTCGCGGCAACTACAGCCGCGCTGTCCGCGCTCCGAACATCGGTGAACTGTTCACGCCCGTCACGACCGGCCTGACCAACCTCAGCGTCGATCCTTGCGCCGGTGCCAACCCGGTCACCAACACCGCACTGCGGACGGTCTGCCTTGCACAGGGCGCTCCGGCCACGTCGATCGGCGGCATCCAGCAGCCGACGGCCGGCCAGGCCAACCTGACCACCGGTGGCAACCTCAACCTGCAGCCGGAAACGGCCAACACCTGGACCGTCGGTGCAGTGTTCCAGCCGTCGTTCGCGCCGGGCCTTGCCATCACGGCCGATTACTACAACATCACCGTGAAGGACGCCGTGTCGTCGCCGCTGCCGGGTGACATCGTCGCCGCCTGCTTCGGTGCGCCGCCGTACACCAGCCCCAACGCCAACAGCGCGGCGTGCCAGGCCATCGGGCGCAACCCGGCCAGCGGCGGTCTCGACGGCGATCCGTCGACCACCCGCGGTCTGTTCGCCGTGCAGTCGAACCTGGGTCGCATCCAGACCGACGGTCTCGACGTGACGGCGTTCTACTCGCGCGACATCGGCTTTGCGAAGCTGGGTCTGACGGGGAACTTCAACTACACCTTCAGCTCGACCTTCAACGCCGATGTCACCTCGCCGACCGGCTTTGCACGTGAGTGCGTTGGCTATTACTCGGTCAACTGCTCGTTCACCGGGTCGATCCAGCCGAAGTGGCAGTCGTCGCTGCGCACCACGCTGGGCTTCAACACCTTCGACGTGTCGCTGCTGTGGCGCCACATCGACAAGGTGCAGCAGGAGCCGCTCGACGCGGTTGAGCAGGATCCCCTGTTCGGCAGCTTCGGTCGCATCCCGTCGTACAACTACTTCGATCTGACCGGTCGCTTCACCATCGTCGAGAACATCGCGCTCATCCTGACCGTGACCAACCTCGGCGACAAGAAGCCCCCGCTCGTCGGTTCGTCGGCTGGTTCGACCAGCTTCAACAGCGGCAACACCTATCCGTCGACCTACGACGCGCTGGGCCGCCGTTATGCTGCCCAGATCAACGTCCGCTTCTAA